The Theobroma cacao cultivar B97-61/B2 chromosome 2, Criollo_cocoa_genome_V2, whole genome shotgun sequence genome includes the window TTAGATCCAGATGGCACCACTGTCTCTTGTGAGGATGCAGAAGGGACTGAAGACAATGGTGGGAAATGGCCACTATGACCACCAGATTCAGAATCAATTGGTGGAAATAAAGACCAAGGAGCAAATTCTGATAGTCTTTGTTGATTATGTATTGAAGGGTTGTGAGGAGGAATCCAGGCAGGAGTGGGCAAAGGATGGACGCTTGAACTAGGACCAGGTCGACTGGAGGATGGAACACCTCCAGAAGTGCTAATATTTCCAGAAGCCAAACTCCAACCCGTTGGATCTTGAGCCACATTTCTCATCTCAATTGCTGGAACAAACATGGGATGCTCTGCATTGTTTCTTGGGATATGTCTTATGTTGGGTTCATCCCGTAATGCAGCAGCTCTCTCTCCAGAATTAATAGAACTTGATGGATTGCCGGTTCTAGAATTGGAAGTATTATTCCAAGCAAAAGGATGCACATTTCTTGGCACAAAAGAAATAGTCCTCATATGAGGTTGAGTTGGGGGAGAACAGGAATTTCCAGCTATTGCTGCTGTTGGTCTCAAGTCTAAAGAGTCACTGAATGGGGAAGATCTAGATTGAGTAGAAGAGCCAAAACTAGAATGCCCTGCAACCCCAGTCGATGATAAACTAAATGGTAAAGATTCTTGTTGGTTTCCCAGATTTGCTCTTCTTACACTTGAAGAAGGAAAAGCATCAGCAACTActcctctcataccaagcccAACTCTTGGATTTGACTGATCAGGAGGACTAACATTGAGGAAATTCCGAGAGGGTGTAGATAAACTCAAGCTGCTAGAAGCATCATTACGAGCAGAACCATTATGCCATGCAGCATTCTCAATTTGTTGAAAACAGCTTGAAGTATCAGCAGAATAAGACTGTCCAGAAGTACCTTCAAGGGCCTTCCTCTTGCAGGATAAACCCCAACTGCCCAAGGAAGAGCCAGAGCCATCATTGCTTTCCTCCCCAAAATAATTAGAGCTTCCAGATGAACTTCCAACATTATCAGAAGAAACACAGGCATTAGACATCTGCTCTCTTTCCAGTCCACCTGAGTTGTGGAGATTAGGACCTAGACCAGTTCCCACAACTGACCCTCCATTACCACTGCTGCTAATAAATCCTTCATTTAGATTCACACTCTGTGGGATATGATTAGAGCTGGAACCCTGCAAATATATAGGCCCACTTCTGACCTGATTGCCACTCCGTCCATTCAGCCTCCCAGGGAAAAAGACATTTGGTGGTTCGATCCGCCTTTCTTCTGACCTTGGAGCAGCCCCAGCACACACAccaaaagaagaagaccagcCACACTCCATTTTTGTTCCATCATCATTAACATGGTGATTTAGAACATCCTGCATCACCTGGTTTTGTAGTCTCAATCTAGAGCTCGGTTCACCAGAACTCCAGCCACTAAAGCTCTGAACATCAGGAGTAACAGCATTTCCATGCATTGTCCCACCAGCAGAAACTGTATGATTGGATAACCGAGTTTCCACAGGATTCAGCATGTTATGCAAAGAGTTCGGTTGACCAATACTAGCATTATTGGGACTAGATCCCTCATCAATGTTAACA containing:
- the LOC18607956 gene encoding E3 ubiquitin-protein ligase MBR2 isoform X1, with the translated sequence MQGQGGPIDSFPETVNIDEGSSPNNASIGQPNSLHNMLNPVETRLSNHTVSAGGTMHGNAVTPDVQSFSGWSSGEPSSRLRLQNQVMQDVLNHHVNDDGTKMECGWSSSFGVCAGAAPRSEERRIEPPNVFFPGRLNGRSGNQVRSGPIYLQGSSSNHIPQSVNLNEGFISSSGNGGSVVGTGLGPNLHNSGGLEREQMSNACVSSDNVGSSSGSSNYFGEESNDGSGSSLGSWGLSCKRKALEGTSGQSYSADTSSCFQQIENAAWHNGSARNDASSSLSLSTPSRNFLNVSPPDQSNPRVGLGMRGVVADAFPSSSVRRANLGNQQESLPFSLSSTGVAGHSSFGSSTQSRSSPFSDSLDLRPTAAIAGNSCSPPTQPHMRTISFVPRNVHPFAWNNTSNSRTGNPSSSINSGERAAALRDEPNIRHIPRNNAEHPMFVPAIEMRNVAQDPTGWSLASGNISTSGGVPSSSRPGPSSSVHPLPTPAWIPPHNPSIHNQQRLSEFAPWSLFPPIDSESGGHSGHFPPLSSVPSASSQETVVPSGSNGQGNNQPYPRSAFLLERQGDDVLGMPQSLRALAADIEGRHRLISEIRQVLNAMRRGENLRIEDYMLFDPFIYHGMAETHDRHRDMRLDVDNMSYEELLALEERIGDVSTGLSEETILKLMKQQKYSSTTTESPQELEPCCICQEEYADGDDTGTLDCGHDFHTNCIKQWLMLKNLCPICKTTALLK
- the LOC18607956 gene encoding E3 ubiquitin-protein ligase MBR2 isoform X2, with the protein product MQGQGGPIDSFPETVNIDEGSSPNNASIGQPNSLHNMLNPVETRLSNHTVSAGGTMHGNAVTPDVQSFSGWSSGEPSSRLRLQNQVMQDVLNHHVNDDGTKMECGWSSSFGVCAGAAPRSEERRIEPPNVFFPGRLNGRSGNQVRSGPIYLQGSSSNHIPQSVNLNEGFISSSGNGGSVVGTGLGPNLHNSGGLEREQMSNACVSSDNVGSSSGSSNYFGEESNDGSGSSLGSWGLSCKRKALEGTSGQSYSADTSSCFQQIENAAWHNGSARNDASSSLSLSTPSRNFLNVSPPDQSNPRVGLGMRGVVADAFPSSSVRRANLGNQQESLPFSLSSTGVAGHSSFGSSTQSRSSPFSDSLDLRPTAAIAGNSCSPPTQPHMRTISFVPRNVHPFAWNNTSNSRTGNPSSSINSGERAAALRDEPNIRHIPRNNAEHPMFVPAIEMRNVAQDPTGWSLASGNISTSGGVPSSSRPGPSSSVHPLPTPAWIPPHNPSIHNQQRLSEFAPWSLFPPIDSESGGHSGHFPPLSSVPSASSQETVVPSGSNGQGNNQPYPRSAFLLERQGDDVLGMPQSLRALAADIEGRHRLISEDYMLFDPFIYHGMAETHDRHRDMRLDVDNMSYEELLALEERIGDVSTGLSEETILKLMKQQKYSSTTTESPQELEPCCICQEEYADGDDTGTLDCGHDFHTNCIKQWLMLKNLCPICKTTALLK